A genomic region of Melanotaenia boesemani isolate fMelBoe1 chromosome 13, fMelBoe1.pri, whole genome shotgun sequence contains the following coding sequences:
- the si:dkey-151g10.3 gene encoding serine/threonine-protein kinase WNK1 isoform X6, which translates to MATDPGETTSTEDSSEKTDGQKEDTEQEGRSSQQRERTLSTPLDFPSSGTQAGRETGGEDEGFGKGGGEGEEETFQESQESPVLVSMPSIPSDSGQKRLRREKRFFRKSVEICEENDDVEVPPEAHHSAPHLELCSTEPGFGGVQQQGGTPSCAALGHDPSQGHEPGQDAPSCAPAQRVRERDRDQEEEAEMKAVATSPGGRFLKFDIELGRGAFKTVYKGLDTETWVEVAWCELQDRKLTKAEQQRFKEEAEMLKGLQHPNIVRFYDSWESVLRGKKCIVLVTELMTSGTLKTYLKRFKVMKPKVLRSWCRQILKGLHFLHTRTPPIVHRDLKCDNIFITGPTGSVKIGDLGLATLMRTSFAKSVIGTPEFMAPEMYEEHYDESVDVYAFGMCMLEMATSEYPYSECQNAAQIYRKVTSGIKPASFDKVNDPEIKEIIEGCIRQNKSQRLSIRDLLNHAFFGEDTGVRVELAEEDTGIQDCLALRIWVEDPKKLKGKHKDNEAIEFSYDLENDSAEEVALEMVKSGFFHESDAKVVGKSIRDRVNLIKKSRERRQQQLLQQGFEERKESSLTSYAFSSPSCSSSLIQGAAGHAGTGERGAGGVVQESEELSEMDQHVRQQHIFSGTTLSLPEGESIGSASCESYASGQSQAYSQQGESYAQSQTTLPPMASSTGPLANPQTFSLSESGNVPNVPLGQSCSMSSMSIGQSGGGPVGQTFLQPSTMVPQVSPSATQKYFQSQTFPSDTFQTTTPQGSMAPSQPYIPPVSPQAPINVLSTSMPVSDPTGLAGTIVPHAQQTQHPATPMQFTDTSPHAAQQQIQPVIIPQQTVIPQQIGMDPQIGIGSSLQKQQSQQQMETHATQHEQQVSATLLPSEQHQKSLSALAVQKQQHEPLQQIYVQQPSQQLGMEPGEQPLTYKMQPTSDPCEQTIMPSQQLQQQLQQQQALLQQQPQQQLGQQQQSLQLEQHQLYVQQQQQKALLQQQQQQAQLQQQQALQHKLMDQQQQQALTQQKQEQQLQGLMLQEQPLQALLQHQLEQQQQQQSQFYQQIGQHHGEAQTEPEIEQQSGQQQQQKLLQQQSQQPQQQNEQLQQQNISRQMEHQQQQSLIQQHLQQQLLLQQQQIQQQEQQQVQLKQQIEQQQQQALLQQQLEQQHQQQILLQQQQAEILQQQALIKQQIQETKQQHAAIIQLQQTEKQEPVPIPQNNTELQIQQQSADIQQMGIPKLNTSQFAHHTAEQQMIEQQQQVKLAQQEQAFVAQPQHHASVMEPHHSVSTPAGIEAIQHQTHLISQGQLPMNIQTMQILAQASPVVLTQQGQGEVQYQKQGQIPVHFPVQSAPRASQAMAETRVTPPVAMTQGQTHVIHTQQIHLQTSYPGHVTPPQSQVSAQPLIQSMPLHTTISQSQPLHDQAQKADIQMMDQQSKAAVHPPAAAGSVPSQIQHKTHIQQNVQMPGLIQPKVQQQTQGQPPCQAHPQPSAGILTPQYVSQPSHQTMSTVQQDMIQQQVHQQPVLQYQQMILSPGSVGSIGTKTDGLTSVADPTNLNVTPHPLQAGQSGVPGQTRLHPVVQALQQSQGSTADPSVIQPTSQTCMPQLPEQYQQQLQKLSQLQQQTALPTPQVLLPAQPIPPLIQQPSSLMPVLTTLDESQLPPQCPPTSHLGVHPPVQLSSSNVAEPHSQNRTLPLYSHLVAGAPPSPQQHAKQMLTAHIHTQTSNQVQTHSQTQTKVQTQTHSHTQTRIETTTPAEQPALSHTVFPAQQMPLSPSHTSCPSASLPALPSQQPATAPATELPTSQPATQVTLPGQADFIPTSPSPVTTLQSLDSNAPILPQASLQDCDLSLQGIAKDGPYLASAEHHSSSGSVPANGEDALQLLANGKLEKLKTQRRASCQKPEKGSQQFQLSMLQVSSSGDNMVECQLETHSNKMVTFKFDIEGDAPEDIADYMVEEDFVLDVEKDKFVKELRTIVKKAHEILQTYSRTGSADNLHVSTPTSSMDAVPHSSPVGRWRFFINQTIRHRDSLSSQGAVTPPPTAETRIPQSPLRDKGELHAEDEGSQSLESLSGITSPPYTTLSSTSSPVSTVSTPASMAPAATVAPSPNTTAAETICGPASPPLIDSSCLELSVLPSASADQIPSSPSTSSILAAANIPTMSTVPSVVSPSPITILPDNLTPPVTSVCSSLGQNIGDTVNTASLSCVSAVDQPSASFHSSSAAAISSVSQLNVEQQQVFTKLATPALSQLQIASQQQASATQQQRHAMQFEQQIQQSAPQQQLSQHQVYQEQIPLQQERALQQPLQQLQQQQLMQMQIPLQQQLTEVQVLPQPSRADMLQQSVPLHQFLPPLPLHQTQPTLVQQQTSQFSTQLLQQPHFQQLPQQVMAPQAAIAPQQQAHMDQQQQQQVNLQQTIHLEQPQMVQQQLFSSAVAQMMPSSISQQLVQQQTQLNVSPLPQQQIPQQTQVPAELVHVQSQKQLQQTEQQQEMVKGIHTPQKQQQYSLQKQSSLQMSESEVSTGETSVTEDTGSYSAPFHPSSDSSLPPLHLSSAEAPLPNFSLTMTPSPAQPSSVAESDSEGPPKIEFVDNRIKTLDEKLRNLLYQEYSSGTAVAGAASLPTSAASTSAGGDESSEPQSLHHLSFPPPASSSDTSPHSSSSTTSSTTSRSPSTSPDPERDGGGEEASTDVPNPLESGPVEQQPGSSLPSSSASSTLLTSSIPPSQDDSAGSQRPPVPGEPTILAVPSYCDISAIGDASRPPNQHPIPFRHGQHQHNAGERNSSNLGDEKVVTSLNPPQARKGRFQVTPVLQTSPPKDVPLSHASTHRKVGRFSVTQTETKKEDRQTDSSPVSPDLERERRKSRIKEGDREESKRTPSMGHLPRGVGHSHSPVGSSDDDESELEDEELRKELHKLREKHIREVVFLQAQQNRELQELYRQLRSMKDQRQSLPASLSRTPPLPAVPPVLSPRRPRPSKTKLRPRPHSHMDNNGVTQFGIQQSSSFSGGEQGRLSAFSNPEHCASLPAKRDHSPLRKSTFTDELHKLVDNWTKETVGPAPPKPSLNQIKQIQQVQELGGWSQPEAAPPGWFPAAQLNPQAPPAPAVLAVAASSHYTGGGSLTTLPSSGPPQTHMAQVPQMQQSLHLPQSLPLQQMTYQQSPLRQQTPQAQMQTPIQSLSQTQPTTQLPHSPPQSQPLLPSQIPTLPVSTATSLLPGGCTTVPTDGTAVGGGTFCSCSSTSSTCSSSCSAAVLPSSAKINPAPPTSTLPLGQK; encoded by the exons ATGGCTACTGACCCAGGAGAGACCACAAGCACTGAGGACTCCTCAGAGAAAACGGATGGACAGAAGGAGGATACAGAGCAGGAGGGCAGGTCCAGCCAACAGAGGGAGAGGACACTTAGTACTCCCTTGGACTTCCCCTCTTCCGGGACTCAAGCGGGAAgagagacaggaggagaggatgaaggatttggaaaaggaggaggagaaggagaagaagaaaccTTTCAGGAGAGCCAGGAGTCTCCAGTTCTGGTCTCCATGCCTTCCATACCTAGTGATTCTGGTCAGAAACGATTGAGACGGGAGAAGCGTTTCTTCAGGAAGAGCGTGGAGATTTGTGAGGAGAATGATGATGTGGAAGTGCCTCCTGAGGCTCACCACAGTGCCCCCCACCTGGAGCTGTGCTCTACAGAACCAGGATTTGGCGGTGTTCAGCAGCAAGGGGGTACTCCATCCTGTGCAGCCTTGGGACATGACCCATCTCAGGGCCATGAACCTGGTCAAGATGCTCCTTCATGTGCACCTGCCCAGCGAGTAAGGGAGAGGGACCGTGACCAGGAGGAAGAGGCAGAGATGAAGGCTGTAGCCACTTCTCCAGGTGGAAGGTTTCTCAAGTTTGACATTGAACTGGGCAGAGGAGCCTTCAAGACTGTGTATAAAGGTCTAGACACAGAGACTTGGGTGGAGGTGGCATGGTGTGAACTTCAG GATCGTAAGCTGACCAAGGCAGAGCAGCAACGCTTCAAGGAGGAGGCAGAGATGCTGAAAGGGCTTCAGCATCCCAACATCGTTCGCTTCTATGATTCCTGGGAGTCTGTGCTTCGTGGAAAGAAGTGCATTGTACTGGTTACTGAACTCATGACATCAGGAACACTCAAAAC TTATCTGAAGCGCTTTAAGGTGATGAAACCCAAGGTCCTGAGGAGCTGGTGTAGGCAAATTCTGAAGGGCCTTCACTTCCTCCACACCAGGACTCCACCAATTGTCCACCGGGATCTCAAGTGTGACAACATCTTCATAACAGGCCCCACAGGATCAGTCAAGATAGGTGACCTGGGACTGGCCACACTTATGAGGACCTCCTTTGCCAAGAGTGTCATAG GAACCCCAGAGTTCATGGCCCCAGAGATGTATGAGGAGCACTATGATGAGTCAGTGGACGTGTATGCCTTTGGGATGTGTATGCTGGAGATGGCCACTTCAGAATACCCCTACTCTGAGTGCCAAAATGCTGCTCAGATTTATCGCAAAGTCACAAGT gGTATAAAGCCAGCCAGCTTTGATAAAGTAAATGACCCGGAGATCAAAGAGATCATCGAAGGCTGTATTCGTCAGAACAAAAGCCAGAG ACTGTCAATCCGAGACCTCTTGAACCATGCATTCTTTGGGGAGGACACTGGAGTCCGAGTGGAGCTGGCAGAGGAGGACACAGGCATCCAGGACTGTCTGGCTCTTCGGATTTGGGTTGAAGACCCCAAAAAACTGAAGGGGAAGCACAAAGACAATGAGGCCATTGAATTTAGCTATGACTTAGAGAATGATAGCGCCGAGGAGGTTGCTCTTGAGATG GTTAAATCAGGCTTTTTCCATGAGAGTGATGCCAAGGTGGTGGGAAAATCCATCAGGGACCGTGTAAATCTTATCAAAAAGTCAAGAGAGCGTCGAcagcagcagctccttcagcaagGCTTTGAAGAACGGAAAGAGTCATCTCTCACTTCCTACGCCTTTTCTAGTCCTTCTTGCTCATCTTCACTGATACAAGGGGCAGCCGGACATGCAGGAACTGGAGaaagaggagctggaggagtCGTGCAGGAGTCTGAGGAGCTGTCTGAAATGGACCAGCATGTTAGGCAGCAACATATTTTCAGTGGGACAACCCTGAGTCTACCAG AAGGTGAGAGCATCGGCTCTGCCAGCTGTGAATCCTATGCAAGTGGACAGAGTCAGGCATACTCTCAACAAGGGGAATCGTACGCCCAGTCCCAGACCACTCTCCCCCCTATGGCATCT AGTACTGGTCCATTGGCTAATCCTCAGACTTTCTCACTTAGTGAGAGTGGAAATGTTCCAAATGTGCCTCTTGGTCAGAGTTGTAGTATGTCAAGCATGTCCATTGGCCAAAGTGGAGGGGGACCCGTTGGTCAGACGTTTCTACAGCCCAGCACTATGGTTCCACAAGTATCACCAAGTGCaactcaaaaatattttcag TCACAAACATTCCCATCAGATACATTTCAAACTACCACTCCCCAAGGATCAATGGCCCCCTCACAGCCATATATACCTCCTGTTTCTCCACAAGCACCCATTAATGTTCTCTCTACATCCATGCCAGTCAGTGACCCTACTGGACTTGCAGGGACCATTGTGCCCCACGCTCAGCAGACCCAACACCCTGCCACTCCCATGCAGTTCACTGACACCAGTCCCCATGCTGCACAACAGCAAATACAGCCTGTCATCATCCCACAGCAGACTGTTATCCCACAACAAATAGGGATGGATCCACAAATAGGGATAGGATCCTCCCTTCAGAAACAGCAGTCACAACAGCAAATGGAGACCCATGCCACTCAGCATGAACAGCAAGTTAGTGCCACTCTACTGCCATCAGAACAGCATCAAAAAAGCCTTTCAGCTTTAGCTGTCCAGAAACAACAACATGAGCCTCTGCAGCAGATCTATGTACAGCAGCCTTCTCAGCAGCTTGGTATGGAGCCAGGGGAGCAACCCCTGACTTATAAAATGCAGCCAACAAGTGATCCTTGTGAGCAAACAATAATGCCATCACAGCaactgcaacaacaacttcagCAACAGCAAGCTTTGTTACAACAGCAGCCGCAACAACAGCTAGGTCAACAGCAGCAGTCATTGCAGCTTGAGCAACATCAGCTATAtgtccagcagcagcaacaaaaagctcttcttcagcagcagcaacagcaggcCCAGTTACAACAGCAGCAAGCACTTCAACACAAACTGATGgatcaacaacagcaacaagctCTTACGCAACAGAAACAAGAGCAACAACTACAAGGTCTTATGCTACAAGAGCAACCACTACAAGCCCTCTTACAACATCAGTTAgagcaacaacagcagcaacaaagtCAGTTTTATCAACAGATTGGGCAACACCATGGTGAAGCACAAACAGAACCAGAGATTGAACAGCAAAGtggacaacagcaacaacaaaaattatTGCAGCAGCAATCACAGCAGCCCCAACAGCAAAATGAACAACTGCAACAGCAGAACATAAGCCGACAGAtggaacatcagcagcagcaatcGCTGATACAACAGCATTTGCAACAGCAGTTACTTTTACAGCAGCAACAGATACAGCAACAAGAACAGCAACAAGTACAACTCAAGCAACAGATagagcaacaacaacagcaagcTCTGTTGCAACAGCAATTAGAACAGCAACATCAGCAACAAATCCTGTTGCAACAGCAACAAGCAGAGATATTACAGCAACAAGCTCTGATAAAACAGCAGATTCAAGAGACGAAGCAGCAACATGCTGCCATCATTCAGCTGcagcaaactgaaaaacaaGAGCCTGTCCCTATTCCACAAAACAACACTGAGCTGCAGATTCAGCAGCAATCGGCTGATATACAACAGATGGGTATCCCAAAACTAAACACCAGTCAGTTTGCACATCATACCGCTGAACAACAAATGATAGAGCAACAACAGCAAGTAAAACTTGCCCAGCAGGAACAAGCATTTGTTGCTCAGCCACAGCACCATGCCTCTGTGATGGAACCTCATCATTCAGTTAGTACTCCAGCTGGTATTGAAGCAATTCAGCACCAAACACATTTAATCTCTCAAGGTCAGCTGCCCATGAACATTCAAACTATGCAGATCCTTGCACAGGCGTCTCCTGTTGTCCTCACACAGCAAGGACAAGGTGAAGTTCAGTATCAGAAGCAGGGCCAGATCCCAGTCCATTTTCCAGTCCAGTCAGCACCCCGAGCCTCTCAAGCTATGGCTGAGACTCGTGTAACACCCCCAGTGGCCATGACTCAGGGACAAACACATGTCATCCATACCCAGCAAATCCATTTGCAGACTAGTTATCCTGGACATGTAACTCCACCACAGAGTCAAGTATCTGCTCAGCCATTAATCCAATCTATGCCCCTGCACACAACAATTTCCCAGTCCCAACCACTACATGACCAGGCCCAAAAAGCTGACATTCAGATGATGGACCAACAAAGCAAAGCTGCTGTtcatcctccagctgcagctggttcagttCCTAGTCAAATCCAGCATAAGACTCATATTCAGCAGAATGTTCAAATGCCAGGGCTCATTCAGCCCAAGGTCCAGCAGCAAACCCAAGGCCAACCCCCTTGCCAGGCGCATCCTCAGCCTTCAGCTGGCATTTTGACCCCCCAGTATGTCTCTCAGCCTTCTCACCAAACAATGTCAACTGTACAGCAGGATATGATTCAGCAGCAGGTGCACCAGCAACCAGTACTCCAATATCAGCAGATGATTCTGTCTCCTGGCTCAGTGGGAAGTATTGGAACAAAGACAGATGGTTTAACTTCAGTAGCTGATCCTACAAACCTTAATGTCACTCCACATCCTTTGCAAGCTGGACAAAGCGGAGTTCCAGGCCAAACAAGACTGCATCCAGTTGTCCAGGCTCTGCAGCAGTCCCAAGGAAGCACTGCTGACCCTTCAGTCATTCAGCCAACCTCCCAGACATGTATGCCTCAGTTGCCTGAGCAATATCAGCAACAGCTGCAGAAACTTTCTCAATTGCAGCAGCAAACAGCTCTACCTACCCCACAGGTCCTTTTACCAGCACAGCCAATCCCACCACTCATTCAGCAACCATCTTCTCTAATGCCAGTTTTGACAACCCTTGATGAGAGCCAACTTCCTCCACAGTGTCCCCCTACTTCACACCTGGGGGTTCATCCCCCTGTGCAGTTAAGTTCCAGTAATGTAGCTGAGCCTCACTCACAGAACAGGACCCTACCGCTCTACAGTCACCTTGTTGCAGGTGCCCCTCCATCGCCACAGCAGCATGCCAAGCAGATGCTGAcagctcacatacacacacaaaccagcAATCAGGTTCAAACACACTCCCAAACACAGACAAAGgttcagacacaaacacattctcACACTCAGACTCGGATAGAGACGACAACACCTGCCGAACAGCCTGCTCTGTCTCACACTGTCTTTCCTGCACAACAAATGCCCCTCAGCCCTTCACATACCTCATGTCCTTCAGCATCACTACCAGCTCTCCCATCCCAACAACCTGCCACTGCTCCTGCTACAGAACTTCCTACATCTCAGCCAGCAACCCAGGTAACCTTACCGGGGCAGGCCGACTTTATTCCCACCTCTCCTTCACCTGTCACTACACTACAATCACTTGACTCTAATGCTCCCATACTGCCCCAAGCCTCGCTGCAAGACTGTGACCTTTCCCTACAGGGCATCGCTAAG GATGGCCCATACCTAGCAAGTGCAGAACATCATTCTTCATCAGG GTCTGTTCCGGCTAATGGTGAAGATGCTCTGCAGCTTTTGGCAAATGGGAAATTAGAGAAACTAAAGACTCAGAGAAGAGCTTCATGCCAGAAGCCTGAGAAAGGTTCACAGCAGTTTCAACTGAGCATGCTCCAG GTGTCCAGCAGTGGAGACAATATGGTAGAATGTCAGTTGGAGACTCACAGCAACAAGATGGTGACCTTCAAATTTGACATTGAAGGGGATGCACCTGAAGATATTGCAGATTACATG GTGGAGGAGGACTTTGTACTTGATGTAGAGAAAGACAAATTTGTTAAGGAGCTTAGAACAATAGTTAAGAAAGCCCATGAAATTCTTCAGACATATTCACGG ACTGGATCAGCTGACAATTTACATGTGAGCACTCCCACTAGCTCAA TGGATGCAGTGCCCCATTCTTCCCCAGTTGGGCGGTGGCGCTTCTTTATCAACCAGACCATTCGTCATAGAGACTCCCTTTCCAGTCAGGGAGCAGTAACACCACCACCAACTGCAGAGACACGAATTCCCCAATCTCCTCTAAGGGATAAAGGTGAGCTCCATGCAG AAGATGAAGGATCCCAGAGTCTGGAGTCCTTGTCTGGAATAACTTCTCCCCCCTACACCACCCTTTCCTCTACCTCATCCCCTGTCTCCACTGTTTCAACCCCTGCCTCCATGGCCCCTGCAGCCACTGTGGCCCCCTCTCCTAATACCACTGCTGCTGAAACCATCTGTgggccagcctcccctccccTCATTGACTCAAGTTGTCTTGAATTGTCAGTGCTCCCCTCAGCTTCTGCTGACCAAATCCCCAGTTCTCCTTCAACCTCATCAATACTTGCTGCTGCTAACATTCCCACCATGTCCACTGTTCCGTCTGTTGTATCTCCATCTCCTATCACCATTCTTCCTGATAACCTAACTCCACCTGTCACCAGTGTTTGCTCCTCTCTAGGTCAAAATATTGGGGACACAGTGAACACTGCGTCATTGTCGTGTGTATCTGCTGTTGACCAGCCTTCAGCCTCTTTTCATTCCTCTTCTGCTGCAGCAATTTCTTCTGTCAGCCAGCTTAATGTAGAACAGCAGCAGGTATTCACCAAGTTAGCCACCCCTGCCCTTTCACAGCTACAGATTGCATCACAGCAGCAGGCATCTGCAACACAACAGCAACGACATGCAATGCAATTTGAACAACAGATACAACAGTCAGCACCACAACAGCAGCTATCACAACATCAAGTCTACCAAGAACAAATTCCGCTGCAGCAAGAACGAGCACTTCAACAGCCTCTCCAGCAGTTGCAGCAACAGCAACTAATGCAAATGCAAATACCACTTCAGCAGCAACTGACTGAGGTGCAAGTGCTGCCTCAGCCAAGTCGTGCAGACATGTTACAACAGTCTGTGCCACTGCATCAGTTTCTGCCACCATTACCCTTACACCAGACCCAACCAACACTTGTTCAACAGCAAACATCACAGTTTTCTACACAATTACTTCAGCAGCCTCACTTTCAGCAGTTACCACAGCAGGTTATGGCACCTCAAGCTGCTATAGCTCCCCAGCAGCAAGCCCACATGGAtcagcaacagcaacaacaggTAAACCTACAACAGACAATACATTTAGAACAGCCACAAATGGTGcaacagcagctgttttcaAGTGCTGTAGCTCAAATGATGCCCTCATCCATTAGTCAACAACTTGTTCAACAGCAAACACAGCTTAATGTTAGTCCTTTACCACAGCAGCAAATTCCACAGCAAACCCAAGTGCCTGCTGAACTGGTACATGTGCAGtcacagaaacagctgcaacaAACTGAGCAGCAACAGGAAATGGTTAAAGGCATACACACAccacagaaacagcagcagtatTCACTACAGAAGCAGTCCTCTTTACAGATGTCAGAGTCTGAGGTGTCCACTGGAGAGACAAGTGTCACAGAGGACACTGGAAGCTATTCTGCCCCTTTTCACCCCTCATCTGACTCCTCTCTGCCACCTCTCCATCTTAGCTCTGCAGAAGCCCCCTTACCCAATTTCTCTCTCACAATGACACCATCTCCTGCTCAGCCTTCTTCTGTGGCTGAGTCAGACAGTGAAGGCCCTCCCAAGATTGAATTTGTTGACAACCGCATAAAAACATTGGATGAAAAGCTGAGGAACCTGTTGTATCAGGAGTACAGCAGTGGGACTGCAGTGGCTGGAGCTGCTTCTCTTCCTACATCAGCTGCTTCCACATCAGCAGGAGGGGATGAGTCATCTGAGCCACAGTCACTCCACCACTTATCTTTTCCCCCACCCGCCTCTTCTTCAGATACTTcccctcattcctcatcctccacTACCTCCTCCACCACTTCCCGTTCTCCTTCCACCTCTCCTGACCCAGAaagggatggaggaggagaagaagcttCTACAGATGTCCCTAACCCTTTGGAGTCGGGCCCAGTGGAGCAGCAGCCTGGCTCATCCCTCCCCTCCAGTTCTGCTTCATCCACCTTGCTTACTTCTTCCATCCCTCCCAGCCAGGATGACTCTGCTGGCTCCCAGCGCCCACCTGTACCAGGAGAACCAACTATTCTT GCTGTACCCTCATACTGTGACATCAGTGCCATTGGAGATGCATCACGGCCCCCCAATCAGCATCCGATTCCCTTCCGGCATGGACAGCATCAACATAATGCAGGAG AGAGAAATTCAAGCAACCTGGGAGATGAGAAGGTGGTAACGTCACTAAATCCACCTCAGGCCCGCAAAGGACGATTTCAG GTGACTccagttctccagacttctcCCCCAAAGGATGTGCCATTAAGCCATGCTAGCACTCACAGGAAAGTGGGCCGCTTCTCTGTAACCCAGACTGAGACGAAGaaagaggacagacagactgacagctCACCAGTGTCTCCTGATTTGGAAAGGGAGAGGAGGAAATCTCGGATAAAGGAAGGGGATAGAGAAGAGAGTAAGAGGACCCCATCAATGGGCCACTTGCCTAGAGGTGTTGGGCACAGCCACTCACCAGTGGGcagcagtgatgatgatgagagtGAGCTGGAGGATGAAGAGCTAAGAAAAGAACTTCACAAGCTTAGAGAGAA GCACATCAGAGAAGTCGTTTTTCTTCAGGCCCAGCAGAACAGAGAGCTTCAGGAACTGTACAGGCAGCTTCGTTCCATGAAAGACCAAAGACAGAGTCTGCCTGCCTCCCTTTCGCGAACCCCTCCTCTTCCCGCAGTGCCTCCTGTCCTTTCTCCACGCAGGCCCCGGCCATCCAAAACTAAGCTTCGACCTCGGCCTCACTCTCACATGGATAACAATGGAGTAACTCAGTTTG GGATTCAGCAGTCAAGTAGTTTTTCAGGTGGTGAGCAGGGTAGGTTGTCGGCATTCAGCAACCCAGAGCATTGCGCTTCACTTCCTGCTAAAAGAG ATCACAGTCCTTTAAGGAAAAGCACATTCACAGATGAACTGCACAAGCTGGTTGATAATTGGACAAAGGAGACAGTGGGCCCTGCTCCACCTAAGCCTTCACTAAATCAAATCAAGCAGATTCAGCAGGTGCAGGAGTTGGGAGGCTGGAGCCAGCCAGAG GCCGCTCCACCCGGTTGGTTTCCAGCAGCACAACTGAACCCCCAGGCACCCCCAGCCCCTGCGGTCTTGGCAGTGGCGGCTTCCTCTCATTACACAGGTGGTGGAAGCCTGACCACCTTGCCCTCCTCAGGACCTCCACAAACGCACATGGCTCAAGTGCCACAAATGCAGCAAAGTTTACACCTCCCACAGTCTCTTCCCCTGCAGCAGATGACCTATCAGCAGTCACCTCTCCGCCAGCAAACACCACAGGCCCAGATGCAAACTCCCATACAGTCACTGTCACAGACACAGCCCACCACCCAGCTGCCCCACTCACCACCACAAAGTCAACCGCTGCTGCCTTCCCAAATACCCACATTACCAGTGTCCACCGCCACGTCTCTGCTGCCTGGAGGTTGTACCACTGTACCCACTGATGGCACTGCTGTTGGTGGGGGGACATTTTGCTCCTGTTCCTCAACCTCTTCAACCTGTTCCTCGTCTTGCTCAGCTGCTGTTCTACCTTCCAGTGCCAAAATTAATCCAGCACCCCCAACCTCTACTCTTCCTCTGGGACAGAAATGA